A window of the Henckelia pumila isolate YLH828 chromosome 3, ASM3356847v2, whole genome shotgun sequence genome harbors these coding sequences:
- the LOC140892361 gene encoding uncharacterized protein, whose protein sequence is MSWFGSNKNIGGHGHNTYNNQKSGELGHVHRPVIVDHNGVEHPIVGYESHNSERYVARSSRTEAVVKYRRFPGMAADHGEYMIPSPITEDLSGRKNEFSPKSHDERVRRPIKDSPWDNGVRFHSPPTKEHHQYYDDDDVRVNNTKGTRPNNMKEQEYHYHDDENNRRNGLNRQGSRSNYLKDHQEYEHANPGIINGYSPPKYSVPISTQKGNDYDTTRGRMAPFGTPPRNELTSHETSKFKPNASGSPDQRFNPQPKIEELGNYHQETIDSTEARRRYGNGAPGAGPYAKTNYSGGSTIDSREAARRYNGVLLTN, encoded by the exons ATGTCATGGTTCGGTAGCAACAAGAATATTGGAGGCCACGGGCACAACACTTACAACAACCAGAAATCGGGAGAGCTCGGGCACGTCCATCGCCCAGTGATAGTCGATCACAACGGTGTGGAGCATCCCATAGTTGGCTACGAAAGTCACAACTCCGAGCGATATGTGGCCAGGAGTAGTAGAACCGAAGCAGTCGTGAAGTATAGACGTTTCCCCGGCATGGCTGCAGATCATGGAGAATACATGATCCCTAGCCCAATAACGGAGGACCTATCGGGTAGGAAGAATGAATTCTCTCCCAAATCCCACGACGAAAGAGTACGCCGACCGATCAAGGATTCGCCTTGGGACAATGGGGTCAGGTTCCATAGCCCTCCAACAAAAGAACATCATCAATATT ATGATGATGACGATGTACGCGTCAACAATACTAAAGGGACAAGGCCAAAtaacatgaaagaacaagaaTACCATTATCATGATGATGAAAATAACAGAAGAAACGGGTTGAATAGACAAGGGTCTAGATCAAATTATCTTAAAGATCATCAAGAATACGAACATGCAAATCCCGGCATAATAAATGGCTATAGCCCTCCTAAATACTCAGTCCCTATATCAACTCAAAAGGGGAACGATTATGACACTACTCGGGGTCGTATGGCTCCATTCGGGACACCACCAAGAAACGAATTAACAAGCCACGAAACGTCCAAATTTAAGCCAAATGCGAGTGGTAGTCCTGATCAGCGGTTCAATCCACAGCCAAAAATAGAAGAGCTGGGAAACTACCATCAAGAAACCATTGATAGCACCGAGGCACGTAGGCGGTATGGGAACGGAGCACCCGGGGCTGGACCTTATGCAAAAACTAATTATAGTGGAGGTAGTACTATAGACAGCAGAGAAGCCGCAAGAAGATACAACGGCGTCCTTCTGACTAATTGA